In a single window of the Verrucomicrobiia bacterium genome:
- a CDS encoding tetratricopeptide repeat protein has protein sequence MSKFGLLFVGCALVALLAGCSREAREARYLREANSFYAAGDYDRAEIQYLNALRLNGSNGVALDSLGKMAFDQGNFSRAFALLSAARQLKAADTDAQLKLAMVLLAGGKVKEARDEALAVLEQEPTNGIALQLLADSSITTNDVRDAQSRLAGMPPAVRGLADYHLARGLLQVREARLPAAENSFREALAIAPQSSAAHMALGNLLLTRNDMTNAAAQFKAAAELAPPRSPYRLRYANFKLATGDTAGARAILEAVTKQAPDYLPALQALAQLALSQGHLQECEAMLKSLLGRDPANVDAIGLLARLRLAQDRSDQALVELENARRLAPRAPRISYQMALVYLQRNELGSAIRSLGEALRLQPGWVEAAMLRGELNIRRGDAATAITELSALAARHPSLASVQFLLASAHQAAGHLDTALGIYQALSRSFPTNPQPAFMTGLIYQRQGREAEARRSFEQALAAAPDFHAALDQLINLDLDRHQFAAAESRARQELQRAPSNAVPYELFGKIYLAETNLPEAESHLHRAIALAPDSASAKALLARVYVADKRYESALRTFNQLVAHDTNDISAWMQIAYLHNAASNHVAAAKAYETILEINPRYGLALNNLAYLCSERLGQPKRGYELASKARELLPNDPFTADTFGWVLYRNGDYPRALGLVQESARRLPEDPEVQFHLGMIHYMMGEELPARLALQGAMELGAPDANWRPEAAERLRILALDSNATNAAALKELESLRARFPQDPILLGRTAATAERAGQWQKAAQDYEKALTLNSNLVPAMVKLARLYASSLNDAPRAMALARRARNLDPDNPQVTHTLGRIAFDSARNAEDFKWAYSLLQESARDEAADAGVHFDLALAAYAVGNEADAVAAMQKVVAATPPSPNAGAARLFLEMNVLLTGPATNALPRVESVLRQQPDYVPALMVLGRLKANQGDATTAREIYEKALQQYPAFSPAYKPLALLYAGPLHDAQKAYDFASKAREAFPDDLQIARLLGGLAYQRGEFSSAIQLLKQSASAYPTDADLYYTLGFAQHKFKLGDDCKASLTRALALNPGSAFAEQARTILAGLK, from the coding sequence ATGAGCAAGTTTGGCCTGCTGTTTGTCGGTTGTGCGCTGGTCGCGCTGCTGGCGGGTTGTTCCCGGGAAGCCCGGGAGGCCCGTTATTTGCGCGAGGCGAATTCGTTCTACGCCGCGGGTGACTATGACCGGGCGGAAATCCAATATCTGAACGCGCTCCGGCTAAATGGAAGCAACGGCGTGGCCCTCGACAGCCTGGGCAAAATGGCCTTCGATCAAGGCAACTTCAGCCGCGCGTTTGCGCTCCTTTCGGCCGCCCGACAATTGAAAGCCGCCGATACCGATGCCCAGTTGAAGCTCGCCATGGTGCTGCTCGCCGGAGGCAAGGTGAAAGAGGCGCGCGACGAGGCGCTGGCCGTGCTCGAACAGGAGCCGACCAACGGCATCGCCCTGCAACTGCTCGCGGACAGCAGCATTACGACCAACGATGTGCGCGACGCGCAGTCCCGCCTCGCCGGCATGCCGCCGGCCGTGCGCGGCCTGGCGGACTATCACCTGGCCCGCGGCCTGTTGCAGGTGCGGGAAGCCAGGCTCCCGGCGGCGGAAAACTCCTTTCGCGAGGCCTTGGCCATCGCGCCCCAGTCGAGCGCGGCCCACATGGCGCTGGGCAATCTGCTCCTGACGAGGAACGACATGACCAATGCCGCGGCCCAGTTCAAGGCGGCGGCGGAATTGGCGCCGCCCCGTTCTCCCTACCGGTTGCGGTATGCCAACTTCAAACTGGCGACCGGGGATACGGCGGGGGCGCGCGCGATTCTGGAGGCGGTGACCAAGCAGGCGCCCGATTATCTGCCGGCCTTGCAGGCCCTGGCACAGCTGGCCTTGAGCCAGGGGCACTTGCAGGAGTGCGAGGCCATGTTGAAGTCGCTGCTCGGGCGGGATCCCGCCAACGTCGATGCCATCGGCCTGCTGGCCCGGCTGCGGCTCGCCCAGGATCGATCGGACCAGGCGTTGGTCGAATTGGAAAATGCGCGCCGTCTGGCGCCGCGGGCGCCGCGGATTTCCTATCAGATGGCGCTGGTCTATTTGCAGCGGAATGAACTGGGCAGTGCGATTCGGAGCCTTGGCGAGGCGCTGCGGCTGCAACCGGGGTGGGTGGAAGCGGCGATGCTGCGCGGCGAATTGAACATTCGTCGTGGTGATGCCGCCACGGCCATCACCGAACTGAGTGCACTGGCGGCGCGGCATCCATCGCTGGCCAGTGTGCAGTTTCTGCTGGCCTCGGCGCACCAGGCGGCGGGTCATTTGGACACGGCCCTGGGCATCTATCAAGCGCTCAGCCGCAGTTTCCCAACCAACCCGCAGCCCGCTTTCATGACCGGTCTCATTTATCAACGGCAGGGACGGGAAGCCGAGGCGCGCCGGAGTTTCGAGCAGGCCTTGGCGGCGGCCCCCGATTTTCATGCCGCGCTGGATCAATTGATCAACCTCGATCTGGACCGGCACCAGTTTGCCGCGGCGGAAAGCCGTGCCCGACAGGAGTTGCAACGCGCCCCCTCAAACGCCGTCCCGTATGAACTGTTCGGCAAAATCTACCTGGCGGAAACGAACCTGCCGGAGGCGGAGAGTCATTTGCATCGTGCCATTGCTCTGGCGCCTGATTCGGCGTCGGCCAAGGCGTTGCTGGCGCGCGTCTATGTGGCAGACAAGCGCTACGAGTCCGCCCTCCGCACGTTCAACCAGTTGGTGGCACATGACACGAACGATATTTCAGCGTGGATGCAGATCGCGTATCTGCACAACGCCGCGTCCAATCACGTGGCCGCTGCCAAGGCTTATGAAACCATCCTGGAGATCAATCCGCGCTACGGGCTGGCTTTGAACAACCTTGCCTATCTTTGCTCGGAGCGCCTGGGGCAGCCGAAACGCGGTTATGAACTGGCGAGCAAGGCGCGTGAGCTGCTGCCCAATGATCCGTTCACCGCCGACACCTTTGGCTGGGTGCTATATCGGAACGGCGACTATCCGCGCGCCCTCGGCCTGGTTCAGGAAAGCGCGCGCCGCCTGCCCGAAGACCCGGAGGTGCAGTTTCACCTGGGCATGATTCATTACATGATGGGTGAGGAACTGCCGGCCCGCCTGGCGTTGCAAGGCGCCATGGAACTGGGCGCCCCTGACGCGAATTGGCGACCTGAAGCCGCCGAGCGGCTGCGCATTCTCGCGCTCGATTCCAACGCGACCAATGCTGCGGCGCTCAAGGAACTGGAATCCCTCAGGGCGCGTTTTCCCCAGGATCCCATCCTGCTGGGCCGGACGGCGGCGACGGCGGAGCGGGCCGGTCAATGGCAGAAGGCGGCGCAGGATTACGAGAAGGCGCTGACGCTCAATTCCAACCTGGTGCCGGCCATGGTCAAGCTCGCCCGCCTTTACGCGTCCTCGCTCAACGACGCGCCGCGCGCCATGGCGCTGGCGCGGCGGGCGCGCAACCTCGATCCGGACAATCCGCAGGTAACCCACACCTTGGGGCGGATTGCCTTTGACTCAGCTCGGAACGCAGAGGATTTCAAATGGGCTTACAGCCTGCTCCAGGAAAGCGCCCGGGACGAGGCGGCGGATGCGGGCGTGCATTTTGACCTGGCGCTTGCCGCCTACGCGGTGGGCAACGAGGCCGACGCCGTGGCGGCGATGCAAAAGGTCGTGGCGGCCACGCCGCCTTCGCCCAATGCCGGTGCGGCCCGGCTTTTTCTGGAAATGAATGTCCTTTTGACCGGTCCGGCCACGAATGCGCTTCCGCGGGTCGAATCGGTGCTGCGGCAACAACCCGATTATGTGCCGGCGCTGATGGTCTTGGGCCGGTTGAAAGCAAATCAAGGCGACGCGACAACGGCGCGGGAGATTTACGAAAAGGCGCTGCAACAATATCCGGCGTTTTCACCGGCCTACAAACCACTGGCCCTGCTTTACGCGGGGCCGCTGCACGACGCCCAAAAGGCTTACGATTTCGCCAGCAAGGCGCGGGAAGCTTTTCCCGATGACCTTCAGATTGCCCGCTTGTTGGGCGGACTGGCCTACCAACGCGGCGAGTTTTCGTCCGCCATCCAACTGCTCAAGCAGAGCGCGAGCGCCTATCCGACGGACGCGGACTTGTATTACACGCTTGGTTTTGCGCAGCACAAATTCAAGCTCGGCGACGATTGCAAGGCGTCGCTGACGCGCGCCCTGGCGTTGAATCCGGGCAGTGCCTTTGCGGAACAGGCGCGCACCATTCTGGCGGGCCTGAAGTAG
- a CDS encoding exosortase/archaeosortase family protein, with protein MSELKPSAAHGSSARNAEARRFKAFGWFAAGLTLAFAWPLLELVRFAWGNDFHSHALLIPFVVAYLIWQRRAALPGESGRSPLLAGGLLLLGLAVLAGLWSYGGTSAPEPRAHLALATLGYLLFLGAGAFWFLGGRLLWHCAFPAVLLVFLLPMPLAMENAIEVFLQHASAEAASLFFAATGSTVYREGLVFRLPGIAIQVAQECSGIRSSLVLFITSLIAGDLLLKSPWRRAALTLFVIPLAILRNGFRVFTIAMLCVHVSPGMIDSPIHHRGGPIFFALSLIPFFLFLLWLRRGERRRESRGKIATCADGTEPPHDARSPGSTSSGHRIEVS; from the coding sequence ATGTCAGAACTGAAACCATCGGCGGCCCATGGTTCGTCAGCGAGGAACGCTGAGGCGAGGCGGTTCAAGGCATTCGGCTGGTTTGCCGCGGGTTTGACGCTGGCCTTCGCGTGGCCGCTGCTGGAGCTGGTGCGGTTTGCGTGGGGGAACGACTTTCATTCGCACGCGCTGCTGATTCCGTTCGTGGTCGCGTATCTGATCTGGCAACGGCGCGCGGCGCTACCCGGTGAATCCGGGCGTTCTCCTCTTCTCGCGGGCGGCCTGTTGCTGCTCGGGCTGGCCGTCTTGGCGGGGTTGTGGAGTTACGGAGGGACGAGCGCGCCCGAACCCCGGGCCCATCTGGCGCTGGCTACCCTCGGCTATTTGCTCTTTTTGGGCGCGGGCGCCTTTTGGTTTCTGGGCGGGCGGCTGCTCTGGCACTGCGCCTTCCCGGCAGTTTTGTTGGTCTTCCTCCTGCCGATGCCGCTGGCGATGGAAAATGCCATCGAGGTGTTTCTGCAACACGCGTCCGCCGAGGCGGCCTCGCTCTTTTTCGCCGCGACGGGCAGCACGGTTTATCGCGAAGGACTGGTGTTCCGGCTGCCCGGCATCGCCATCCAGGTGGCGCAGGAATGCAGCGGCATCCGTTCCTCGCTGGTGCTGTTCATCACCAGTCTGATTGCCGGCGACCTGCTGCTCAAGTCGCCGTGGCGCCGCGCCGCGCTGACGTTGTTTGTCATCCCGCTGGCCATCCTGCGCAACGGCTTCCGCGTTTTCACGATTGCGATGCTGTGTGTGCATGTCAGCCCCGGCATGATCGACTCCCCGATTCATCACCGGGGCGGGCCGATTTTCTTTGCCCTTTCGTTGATTCCGTTTTTTTTATTCCTGCTCTGGCTGCGACGGGGTGAGCGGCGCCGGGAATCGCGTGGAAAAATTGCCACCTGCGCAGACGGGACGGAACCGCCGCATGACGCCCGTTCGCCGGGCTCCACCTCGAGCGGTCATCGTATTGAAGTTTCATGA
- the prsK gene encoding XrtA/PEP-CTERM system histidine kinase PrsK — protein MGIAELINLVAALGAFAFVIGVILRRSFALPQWFFLLVMVLLGLEALFQFASVSAVHNEPMLRWQRLCLLTEAILPSAWLAFSLTFARLNAGQFLRRWAISLFLLLATPIALTLVFWSDLVADAVWMARAGQLVMPMSLAAQAVNLILIIGAVGMLANLEWTFRASVGTARWKIKYAVIGLALLSGARIYTSSQVVITSALNVHLVIINSAALLVACVFLTVAAYRSRLAQIDIYPSTEALHKSMSVILAGIYLVLVGLVAKGFTLIVGHGAFPVTTVLVLLALGGLAALCFSNRVRRGIREFTSAYFRRPMHDYRRIWADYTHQAVAVFDPQQFARSVVIKVLSETFDALSVTVWVADETERQFAFAASTVIEAGQKEATSLPTEVYEGIQALGNAVQPVDIDRAVAAWCGRLRASNPSQFSKSGHRYCLPLISGGEIVGLIVIGDRVRGARFSLEDLELLKCLGDQIAASLRNLRLSEKLMRARELEAFQAMSTFLVHDLKNTASALTLTLRNLPAHFENPAFREDALRTLTKSVDRVNQLISRLTMLRQRLELRRTRASLNEVVETALKSAGDAPGITLERRLGDLPLVSIDVEQIESAIVNLVLNARDAMSGRGKIQIETGLRNGEVFFSIADGGCGMSPTFVAQSLFRPFKTSKKNGLGIGMFQTKTIIEAHGGRIAVQSEPGQGSTFQLWLPVNASEDCQ, from the coding sequence ATGGGAATCGCTGAACTAATCAATTTGGTGGCCGCGCTCGGCGCGTTTGCATTTGTCATCGGGGTGATCCTGCGCCGGTCGTTTGCTTTGCCCCAGTGGTTCTTCCTGCTCGTAATGGTGCTGCTGGGCCTGGAGGCCCTCTTCCAGTTTGCGAGCGTCTCGGCCGTTCATAACGAGCCAATGCTGCGCTGGCAGCGGTTGTGTTTGTTGACGGAGGCCATTTTGCCTTCGGCCTGGCTGGCGTTCAGTCTCACGTTTGCCCGCCTGAACGCCGGGCAATTTCTGCGTCGCTGGGCCATCTCATTGTTTTTGCTGCTGGCCACACCCATTGCACTCACATTGGTTTTCTGGTCCGATTTGGTGGCCGACGCGGTTTGGATGGCGCGGGCCGGTCAGCTGGTGATGCCGATGTCGCTGGCGGCGCAGGCCGTGAATCTAATTCTGATCATCGGTGCGGTGGGAATGCTGGCAAATTTGGAATGGACCTTCCGGGCCTCCGTGGGGACCGCCCGCTGGAAGATCAAATACGCCGTCATTGGGCTGGCGCTCTTGAGCGGGGCGAGAATCTACACCAGCAGCCAGGTCGTCATCACCTCGGCCCTGAACGTTCATCTGGTCATCATCAACTCCGCGGCGCTGCTCGTGGCCTGCGTTTTCCTGACGGTCGCCGCCTATCGCTCACGCCTGGCACAAATTGACATCTACCCGTCCACCGAGGCCCTGCACAAATCGATGAGCGTCATTTTGGCCGGGATTTACCTGGTCCTGGTGGGCTTGGTGGCCAAGGGCTTCACGTTGATTGTCGGGCACGGCGCATTTCCCGTGACCACTGTGCTGGTGTTGCTCGCGCTCGGCGGACTGGCAGCCCTTTGCTTTTCCAATCGGGTGCGCCGTGGCATCCGGGAATTTACGAGCGCCTATTTCCGCCGTCCGATGCACGACTACCGCCGCATCTGGGCGGATTACACGCATCAGGCGGTGGCCGTGTTTGACCCGCAACAGTTTGCCCGGTCCGTGGTCATCAAGGTGCTTTCCGAAACCTTCGATGCGCTTTCAGTGACGGTCTGGGTGGCGGACGAAACGGAGCGGCAGTTTGCCTTTGCCGCCTCCACCGTAATCGAGGCCGGGCAAAAGGAGGCCACGTCCCTGCCGACCGAGGTTTATGAAGGAATCCAGGCTTTGGGCAATGCCGTGCAGCCGGTGGACATCGATCGTGCGGTGGCGGCGTGGTGCGGCCGGCTGCGGGCCAGCAATCCGTCCCAATTCTCAAAAAGTGGTCATCGTTACTGTCTGCCGCTCATTTCCGGTGGCGAAATTGTGGGTTTAATTGTGATTGGCGACCGGGTGAGGGGTGCGCGATTTTCGCTGGAAGATTTGGAACTGCTGAAGTGTTTGGGGGATCAGATCGCGGCGAGTCTGCGCAATTTGCGGCTCTCGGAAAAGCTCATGCGCGCCCGCGAGCTGGAGGCGTTTCAGGCGATGTCAACCTTCCTGGTGCACGACCTCAAGAACACCGCGTCAGCGCTGACGCTGACCTTGCGCAACCTGCCCGCACATTTCGAGAACCCCGCCTTTCGCGAGGACGCCCTGCGCACGCTGACCAAGAGCGTGGATCGTGTGAACCAGCTCATTAGCCGCCTGACAATGCTGCGCCAGCGGCTTGAGCTGCGCCGCACCCGGGCCAGCCTCAACGAAGTGGTGGAGACGGCGTTGAAGTCCGCGGGCGACGCGCCCGGTATCACGCTCGAACGCAGGCTGGGGGATTTGCCGCTTGTGTCGATCGATGTGGAGCAAATCGAATCGGCCATCGTGAACCTGGTGTTGAACGCCCGGGACGCCATGTCGGGCCGGGGGAAAATTCAAATCGAAACGGGGCTGCGAAACGGCGAGGTGTTCTTTAGCATTGCGGACGGCGGCTGCGGCATGAGTCCGACATTCGTGGCGCAGTCCCTGTTCCGGCCGTTCAAGACGAGCAAGAAAAACGGGCTGGGCATCGGGATGTTTCAGACCAAGACGATCATCGAGGCGCACGGCGGAAGGATTGCCGTGCAAAGCGAACCCGGGCAGGGCAGCACGTTTCAACTGTGGCTGCCCGTCAACGCATCAGAAGACTGCCAATGA
- the prsR gene encoding PEP-CTERM-box response regulator transcription factor, which yields MKPKLLIVDDDEEIRSQLKWALANDYAVVTAADRAEAVSAFTSERPVVTVLDLGLPPRPADPEEGLATLAALLELDRAAKVVVVTGQGEKDNALRAIGEGAYDFLNKPVDLDELTVILRRASYVAHLEAEYRELQRTTSSDDGFEGMLGGSARMQTVFTAIRRVATTDAPVLILGESGTGKEVAARAIHRQSRRREGPFVPINCGAIPETLLESELFGHEKGSFTGAHAQRKGRIEMAGGGMLFLDEIGELPLAMQVKLLRFLQEQTIERVGGRAPIQVDTRVLAATNVDLKKAMAEGRFREDLYYRLAVVVIKLPPLRERATDIPVLAKSFLKRFGAQNERNSLEFSAAAVRALQTHDWPGNVRELENRVKRAVIMAEGRQVVPADLELADVNRSTRVLTLKDAREGAEREAVERAMQRHGGKISRAADELGISRPTLYELMEKLGLRKSDDGQDRE from the coding sequence ATGAAACCCAAGTTGTTGATTGTTGATGACGATGAGGAGATTCGTTCCCAGTTGAAGTGGGCGCTGGCCAACGATTACGCCGTCGTGACCGCAGCCGACCGGGCCGAGGCGGTGTCGGCATTCACGAGCGAACGGCCGGTGGTCACCGTGTTGGATCTCGGCCTGCCGCCACGGCCGGCCGATCCCGAAGAAGGACTGGCCACGCTGGCCGCGTTGTTGGAATTGGACCGCGCGGCCAAGGTGGTTGTGGTCACCGGCCAGGGCGAAAAGGACAACGCGCTGCGTGCCATTGGCGAAGGGGCCTATGACTTTTTGAACAAACCGGTCGATCTCGACGAATTGACGGTCATCCTGCGGCGGGCAAGCTACGTGGCGCATCTGGAAGCCGAGTATCGCGAGCTTCAGCGCACCACCTCATCGGACGACGGCTTTGAAGGGATGCTGGGTGGCAGCGCGCGCATGCAAACGGTCTTCACGGCGATTCGTCGCGTGGCCACGACCGACGCGCCGGTTTTGATCCTGGGCGAAAGCGGCACCGGCAAGGAGGTCGCAGCGCGCGCCATTCACCGGCAAAGTCGGCGCCGCGAGGGTCCGTTCGTTCCCATCAATTGCGGCGCGATTCCGGAGACCTTGCTGGAAAGCGAACTGTTCGGTCACGAGAAGGGGTCCTTCACGGGGGCGCACGCCCAACGCAAGGGGCGCATTGAGATGGCGGGCGGCGGGATGCTCTTTCTTGATGAAATTGGCGAATTGCCGCTGGCCATGCAGGTCAAGCTGCTGCGTTTCCTGCAGGAGCAGACGATTGAACGTGTCGGCGGGCGCGCTCCGATTCAGGTGGACACACGCGTTCTGGCGGCGACCAACGTGGATCTCAAAAAGGCGATGGCCGAGGGGCGATTTCGCGAAGACCTGTATTATCGTCTGGCCGTGGTGGTCATCAAACTGCCGCCCTTGCGCGAGCGGGCCACCGACATTCCGGTGCTTGCCAAGTCGTTCCTCAAACGGTTCGGAGCGCAAAACGAGCGAAATTCACTGGAGTTCAGTGCGGCCGCCGTGCGCGCGTTGCAAACGCATGATTGGCCCGGCAACGTGCGCGAATTGGAAAACCGCGTGAAGCGTGCCGTGATCATGGCAGAAGGCCGCCAGGTGGTGCCGGCCGACCTGGAACTGGCGGATGTGAACCGGTCGACAAGAGTGCTCACCTTGAAGGATGCCCGCGAAGGAGCCGAACGTGAAGCTGTGGAGCGCGCCATGCAGCGTCACGGCGGCAAGATCAGCCGTGCGGCTGACGAGTTGGGCATCAGCCGGCCGACGCTTTATGAGTTGATGGAAAAGCTGGGCCTGCGGAAATCTGACGATGGGCAAGACCGCGAATGA